The following are encoded in a window of Pongo abelii isolate AG06213 chromosome 14, NHGRI_mPonAbe1-v2.0_pri, whole genome shotgun sequence genomic DNA:
- the TFDP1 gene encoding transcription factor Dp-1 isoform X1 gives MAKDAGLIEANGELKVFIDQNLSPGKGVVSLVAVHPSTVNPLGKQLLPKTFGQSNVNIAQQVVIGTPQRPAASNTLVVGSPHTPSTHFASQNQPSDSSPWSAGKRNRKGEKNGKGLRHFSMKVCEKVQRKGTTSYNEVADELVAEFSAADNHILPNESAYDQKNIRRRVYDALNVLMAMNIISKEKKEIKWIGLPTNSAQECQNLEVERQRRLERIKQKQSQLQELILQQIAFKNLVQRNRHAEQQASRPPPPNSVIHLPFIIVNTSKKTVIDCSISNDKFEYLFNFDNTFEIHDDIEVLKRMGMACGLESGSCSAEDLKMARSLVPKALEPYVTEMAQGTVGGVFITTAGSTSNGTRFSASDLTNGADGMLATSSNGSQYSGSRVETPVSYVGEDDEEDDDFNENDEDD, from the exons GTGTGGTGTCCCTCGTGGCCGTTCACCCCTCCACCGTCAACCCGCTTGGGAAACAGCTCTTGCCAAAAACCTTTGGACAGTCCAATGTCAACATTGCCCAGCAAGTG GTAATTGGTACGCCTCAGAGACCGGCAGCGTCAAACACCCTGGTGGTAGGAAGCCCACACACCCCCAGCACTCACTTTGCCTCTCAGAACCAGCCTTCCGACTCCTCACCTTGGTCTGCCGG GAAGCGCaacaggaaaggagagaagaatggcAAGGGCCTGCGGCATTTCTCCATGAAGGTCTGCGAGAAGGTGCAGAGGAAAGGGACCACTTCCTACAACGAAGTGGCGGACGAGCTGGTCGCGGAGTTCAGTGCTGCCGACAACCACATCTTACCAAACGAGTCA GCTTATGACCAGAAAAACATAAGACGGCGCGTCTATGATGCCTTAAACGTGCTAATGGCCATGAACATCATCTccaaggagaagaaggagatCAAGTGGATTGGTCTGCCTACCAACTCGGCTCAGGAATGTCAGAACTTAGAG GTGGAAAGACAGAGGAGACttgaaagaataaaacagaaacagtCTCAACTTCAAGAACTTATTCTACAG caaattgCCTTCAAGAACCTGGTGCAGAGAAACCGGCATGCGGAGCAGCAGGCCAGCCGGCCGCCGCCACCCAACTCAGTCATCCACCTGCCCTTCATCATCGTCAACACCAGCAAGAAGACGGTCATCGACTGCAGCATCTCCAATGACAA ATTTGAGTATCTGTTTAATTTTGACAACACATTTGAAATCCACGATGACATAGAAGTGCTGAAGCGGATGGGCATGGCTTGTGGGCTGGAGTCGGGGAGCTGCTCTGCCGAAGACCTTAAAATGGCCAGAAGTCTGGTCCCCAAGGCTCTGGAGCCGTACGTGACAG aAATGGCTCAGGGAACTGTTGGAGGCGTGTTCATCACGACAGCAGGTTCCACGTCTAACGGCACAAGGTTCTCTGCCAG TGACCTGACCAACGGTGCAGATGGGATGCTGGCCACAAGCTCCAATGGGTCTCAGTACAGCGGCTCCAGGGTGGAGACCCCGGTGTCCTACGTCGGGGAGGACGACGAGGAGGACGATGACTTCAATGAGAATGACGAGGATGACTGA
- the TFDP1 gene encoding transcription factor Dp-1 isoform X2 translates to MAKDAGLIEANGELKVFIDQNLSPGKGVVSLVAVHPSTVNPLGKQLLPKTFGQSNVNIAQQVVIGTPQRPAASNTLVVGSPHTPSTHFASQNQPSDSSPWSAGKRNRKGEKNGKGLRHFSMKVCEKVQRKGTTSYNEVADELVAEFSAADNHILPNESAYDQKNIRRRVYDALNVLMAMNIISKEKKEIKWIGLPTNSAQECQNLEVERQRRLERIKQKQSQLQELILQQIAFKNLVQRNRHAEQQASRPPPPNSVIHLPFIIVNTSKKTVIDCSISNDKFEYLFNFDNTFEIHDDIEVLKRMGMACGLESGSCSAEDLKMARSLVPKALEPYVTEMAQGTVGGVFITTAGSTSNGTSDLTNGADGMLATSSNGSQYSGSRVETPVSYVGEDDEEDDDFNENDEDD, encoded by the exons GTGTGGTGTCCCTCGTGGCCGTTCACCCCTCCACCGTCAACCCGCTTGGGAAACAGCTCTTGCCAAAAACCTTTGGACAGTCCAATGTCAACATTGCCCAGCAAGTG GTAATTGGTACGCCTCAGAGACCGGCAGCGTCAAACACCCTGGTGGTAGGAAGCCCACACACCCCCAGCACTCACTTTGCCTCTCAGAACCAGCCTTCCGACTCCTCACCTTGGTCTGCCGG GAAGCGCaacaggaaaggagagaagaatggcAAGGGCCTGCGGCATTTCTCCATGAAGGTCTGCGAGAAGGTGCAGAGGAAAGGGACCACTTCCTACAACGAAGTGGCGGACGAGCTGGTCGCGGAGTTCAGTGCTGCCGACAACCACATCTTACCAAACGAGTCA GCTTATGACCAGAAAAACATAAGACGGCGCGTCTATGATGCCTTAAACGTGCTAATGGCCATGAACATCATCTccaaggagaagaaggagatCAAGTGGATTGGTCTGCCTACCAACTCGGCTCAGGAATGTCAGAACTTAGAG GTGGAAAGACAGAGGAGACttgaaagaataaaacagaaacagtCTCAACTTCAAGAACTTATTCTACAG caaattgCCTTCAAGAACCTGGTGCAGAGAAACCGGCATGCGGAGCAGCAGGCCAGCCGGCCGCCGCCACCCAACTCAGTCATCCACCTGCCCTTCATCATCGTCAACACCAGCAAGAAGACGGTCATCGACTGCAGCATCTCCAATGACAA ATTTGAGTATCTGTTTAATTTTGACAACACATTTGAAATCCACGATGACATAGAAGTGCTGAAGCGGATGGGCATGGCTTGTGGGCTGGAGTCGGGGAGCTGCTCTGCCGAAGACCTTAAAATGGCCAGAAGTCTGGTCCCCAAGGCTCTGGAGCCGTACGTGACAG aAATGGCTCAGGGAACTGTTGGAGGCGTGTTCATCACGACAGCAGGTTCCACGTCTAACGGCACAAG TGACCTGACCAACGGTGCAGATGGGATGCTGGCCACAAGCTCCAATGGGTCTCAGTACAGCGGCTCCAGGGTGGAGACCCCGGTGTCCTACGTCGGGGAGGACGACGAGGAGGACGATGACTTCAATGAGAATGACGAGGATGACTGA